The Pongo abelii isolate AG06213 chromosome 20, NHGRI_mPonAbe1-v2.0_pri, whole genome shotgun sequence genome window below encodes:
- the TTC9B gene encoding tetratricopeptide repeat protein 9B produces MQRGALSPVLMLSAAPEPPPRPPPALSPPGPGPGSGSRHGSARPGPTPEPSGSLGAALDSSLRAAVAFKAEGQRCYREKKFREAIGKYHRALLQLKAAQGARPSGLPAPAPGPTSSPGPARLSEEQRRLVESTEVECYDSLTACLLQSELVNYERVREYCLKVLEKQQGNFKATYRAGIAFYHLGDYARALRYLQEARSREPTDTNVLRYIQLTQLKMNRCSLQREDSGAGSQTRDVIG; encoded by the exons ATGCAGCGCGGCGCGCTGTCCCCGGTGCTGATGCTCAGCGCTGCCCCGGAGCCTCCGCCGCGCCCGCCTCCCGCCCTCTCCCCACCGGGCCCGGGCCCAGGCTCGGGCTCCCGCCATGGCTCGGCTCGTCCCGGTCCTACCCCAGAGCCGTCGGGGAGCCTGGGGGCGGCGCTCGACAGCAGCCTGCGTGCCGCTGTGGCGTTCAAGGCAGAGGGCCAGCGCTGCTATCGAGAGAAGAAGTTCCGGGAGGCCATCGGCAAGTACCACCGAGCGCTGCTGCAGCTGAAGGCGGCGCAGGGGGCCCGCCCTAGCGGCctgcccgcccccgcccccgggcCCACCAGCAGCCCCGGGCCGGCGCGCCTCAGCGAGGAGCAGCGGCGCCTGGTGGAGAGCACGGAGGTGGAGTGTTACGACTCCCTCACGG CTTGCCTGCTGCAGTCGGAGCTGGTAAACTACGAGCGCGTGCGCGAGTACTGTCTCAAGGTGCTGGAGAAGCAGCAGGGCAACTTCAAGGCCACCTACCGTGCCGGCATTGCCTTCTACCACCTGGGCGACTACGCACGCGCGCTGCGCTACCTGCAGGAGGCCCGCAGCCGGGAGCCCACAG ACACCAATGTGCTCCGCTACATCCAGCTGACTCAGCTGAAGATGAACCGTTGCAGCCTCCAGCGGGAAGACAGTGGGGCTGGGTCCCAGACTCGGGATGTAATTGGCTGA
- the CCNP gene encoding LOW QUALITY PROTEIN: cyclin-P (The sequence of the model RefSeq protein was modified relative to this genomic sequence to represent the inferred CDS: substituted 1 base at 1 genomic stop codon), with the protein MLVRGRDQGSGSRLGPIFGRXAPRPSPLQSPAASLDAEPSSAPVPDGFPAGPSVSPRRLARPPGLEEALSALGLQGEREYAGDIFAEVMVCRVLTRRALPRAVTPEMRALVVDWLIQVHEYLGLAGDTLYLAVHLLDSYLSAGRVRLHRLQLLGVACLFVACKMEECVLPEPAFLCLLSADSFSRAELLRAERRILSRLDFRLHHPGPLLCLGLLAALAGSSPQVMLLATYFLELSLLEAEAAGWEPGRRAAAALSLAHRLLDGGGSRPQPELYSPEELGTLEPCMARAALQGPAPGRAAVFLKYARPQRQGTSLAAACLLRRLQSEPP; encoded by the exons ATGCTGGTGAGAGGCAGGGACCAGGGGTCTGGCTCCCGGCTCGGGCCTATCTTTGGGCGCTGAGCCCCCAGGCCCTCTCCTTTGCAGAGTCCCGCTGCCTCCCTCGATGCAGAGCCTTCGAGCGCCCCAGTCCCCGACGGTTTCCCCGCGGGCCCCAGTGTCTCCCCAAGACGCCTGGCGAGGCCGCCGGGGCTGGAGGAGGCGCTGAGCGCGCTGGGGCTGCAGGGAGAACGCGAGTACGCCGGGGACATCTTCGCCGAAGTCATG GTGTGCCGCGTGCTGACCCGGAGAGCCCTGCCCCGCGCTGTGACCCCGGAGATGCGCGCCCTGGTGGTAGACTGGCTGATCCAGGTGCAC GAGTACCTGGGTCTGGCTGGTGACACACTTTATCTGGCGGTGCACCTGCTTGATTCCTACCTGAGCGCTGGCCGCGTGCGCCTACATCGCCTGCAGCTGCTGGGCGTGGCCTGCCTGTTTGTGGCGTGCAAAATGGAAGAGTGCGTGCTTCCCGAG CCcgccttcctctgcctcctgagcgcGGACTCCTTCTCGCGGGCGGAGCTGCTGCGCGCCGAGCGCCGCATTCTGAGCCGCCTCGATTTCCGGCTGCACCACCCGGGCCCGCTGCTGTGCCTCGGGCTGCTGGCGGCGCTGGCAGGGAGCAGCCCCCAG GTGATGCTACTTGCCACCTACTTCCTGGAGCTGTCTTTgctggaggccgaggcggcgggATGGGAGCCGGGTCGTCGCGCGGCTGCGGCTCTCAGCCTGGCGCACCGCTTGCTCGACGGGGGGGGCTCCAGGCCCCAGCCGGAACTTTACAG CCCCGAGGAACTGGGCACCCTCGAGCCGTGCATGGCCCGCGCTGCGCTCCAAGGTCCCGCGCCGGGTCGCGCCGCAGTCTTCCTCAAGTACGCGCGGCCCCAGCGCCAGGGCACCAGCCTTGCCGCCGCCTGCCTGCTCCGCCGCCTCCAGTCTGAGCCTCCCTGA